Proteins encoded together in one Xenopus laevis strain J_2021 chromosome 6L, Xenopus_laevis_v10.1, whole genome shotgun sequence window:
- the cdca7l.L gene encoding cell division cycle-associated 7-like protein, with translation MEPAAAVKAGSDMDEGYSVDVVLSDSEDECPLPKKRNVGLRVALPFTNRKCASKTKTKNPDSSLVKPGRRDSKKPPARVKNEQQSSKKITVPGSDSEEENPASNQENSSALLKRAMNIKENKAMLAQLLSELNSMPELFPVKTPPTTPSKQKKTPRRTFSEGHIERRTNPSRSARPPENFGLENFTMSAIKFAEHVHKYGKKAFLKRALSEDEREQYQKRRRSSKNAGARDVDDITEEELQNVADSVKDKIYDKILGSTCHQCRQKTIDTKTICRNPGCGGVRGQFCGPCLRNRYGEDVREALLDPEWICPPCRDICNCSYCRKRDGRCATGMLIHLAKFSGYDNVKEYLESLKKQMEDED, from the exons ATGGAGCCGGCCGCTGCAGTGAAG GCAGGATCTGATATGGATGAAGGTTATTCTGTGGATGTTGTACTGTCGGACAGTGAGGATGAATGTCCCTTACCTAAAAAGAGAAATGTGGGGTTACGGGTCGCTCTCCCATTCACTAACAGAAAGTGTGCCAGCAAGACTAAGACAAAGAACCCGGACTCCTCACTTGTAAAACCAGGCAGAAGGGATAGTAAGAAACCACCCGCTAGGGTAAAGAATGAACAGCAATCCAGCAAGAAAATAACAGTTCCTGGATCTGATTCAGAAGAGGAGAACCCTGCTTCTAACCAGGAAAATTCAAGTGCTTTGCTGAAAAGGGCAATGAACATtaaggaaaacaaagcaatg cTTGCTCAACTTTTGTCAGAACTGAATTCCATGCCTGAACTGTTCCCAGTAAAGACGCCTCCCACAACACCCTCA AAGCAGAAAAAGACTCCTCGGAGGACATTTTCTGAAGGTCATATTGAACGGCGTACTAATCCAAGCAGAAGCGCTCGGCCACCAGAGAACTTTGGTTTGGAGAATTTCACTATGTCTGCTATTAAGTTTGCTGAGCACGTTCATAAATATGGCAAGAAAGCTTTCCTAAAGCGGGCTCTGAGTGAG GATGAGAGAGAACAGTATCAGAAGAGGAGACGATCTTCCAAGAATGCTGGTGCGCGTGATGTAGACGATATCACAGAGGAGGAGCTGCAAAATGTCGCGGATTCCGTTAAAGATAAAATTTATGATAAAATTTTG GGTAGTACTTGTCATCAGTGTCGGCAGAAAACAATTGACACTAAGACAATTTGCCGTAATCCTGGATGTGGCGGTGTCAGGGGGCAATTTTGTGGACCCTGCTTGCGAAACCGCTATGGGGAAGATGTCAGAGAAGCACTTCTAGACCCT GAATGGATATGTCCACCTTGCAGAGACATCTGTAATTGCAGTTATTGTCGCAAACGTGATGGCCGTTGTGCAACTGGCATGCTCATTCATTTGGCAAAGTTCTCTGGTTATGATAATGTGAAAGAATATCTGGAGAG